The sequence below is a genomic window from bacterium.
AACAGTAAGAATGTAGGACTCTAAACTTCATTCCTTCATTTAATCCCATGTCTGTAAGTCTAGCTCTTAAGCCTTTACCGCCATGTATAGCAACTAAGGTTACTTCTTTGCCGGGAGAAATTTG
It includes:
- a CDS encoding FeoA family protein produces the protein MKGALLPLSQISPGKEVTLVAIHGGKGLRARLTDMGLNEGMKFRVLHSYCSGPCIILIGNTRLVLGHGMTQKILVKEE